In Macaca fascicularis isolate 582-1 chromosome X, T2T-MFA8v1.1, one DNA window encodes the following:
- the ZNF75D gene encoding zinc finger protein 75D isoform X6 produces the protein MQDIYETVISLGLKLKNDTGNDHPISVSTSEIQTSGCKVSKKTRMKIAQKTMGRENPGDTHSVQKWHRAFPRKKRKKLATCKQEVPKLMDLHGKGPTGEKPFKCQECGKSFRVSSDLIKHQRIHTGEKPYKCQQCDKRFRWSSDLNKHFMTHQGIKPYRCSWCGKSFSHNTNLHTHQRIHTGEKPFKCDECGKRFIQNSHLIKHQRTHTGEQPYTCSICKRNFSRRSSLLRHQKLHRRREACLLSSD, from the coding sequence GGTTAAAGCTAAAAAATGACACTGGAAATGATCATCCTATATCTGTTTCTACATCAGAAATACAAACATCAGGATGCAAAGTATCAAAAAAGACCAGAATGAAAATTGCCCAGAAAACAATGGGCAGGGAAAATCCTGGTGATACACACAGTGTACAGAAATGGCATCGAGCTTttccaaggaagaaaagaaagaaacttgcaACTTGTAAACAAGAGGTTCCAAAACTTATGGATCTTCATGGGAAAGGCCCCACAGGGGAGAAACCTTTTAAATGTCAGGAATGTGGGAAAAGCTTCAGAGTTAGCTCTGATCTTATTAAACaccagagaattcacactggagagaaaccctataaatgtcAACAATGTGACAAGAGGTTTAGATGGAGTTCAGATCTTAATAAGCACTTCATGACCCATCAAGGAATAAAACCATATAGATGCTCATGGTGTGGGAAAAGCTTTAGTCATAACACAAATCTACACACACACCAAAGAATTCACACAGGAGAGAAGCCCTTTAAATGTGATGAATGTGGAAAAAGATTCATTCAGAACTCCCACCTTATTAAACaccagagaactcacacaggtgAGCAGCCTTATACATGTAGCATATGCAAGAGAAACTTTAGTAGGCGATCAAGCCTTCTTAGACACCAGAAACTCCACAGAAGAAGGGAAGCATGTCTACTGTCTTCAGACTGA
- the ZNF75D gene encoding zinc finger protein 75D isoform X9 — protein sequence MKIAQKTMGRENPGDTHSVQKWHRAFPRKKRKKLATCKQEVPKLMDLHGKGPTGEKPFKCQECGKSFRVSSDLIKHQRIHTGEKPYKCQQCDKRFRWSSDLNKHFMTHQGIKPYRCSWCGKSFSHNTNLHTHQRIHTGEKPFKCDECGKRFIQNSHLIKHQRTHTGEQPYTCSICKRNFSRRSSLLRHQKLHRRREACLLSSD from the coding sequence ATGAAAATTGCCCAGAAAACAATGGGCAGGGAAAATCCTGGTGATACACACAGTGTACAGAAATGGCATCGAGCTTttccaaggaagaaaagaaagaaacttgcaACTTGTAAACAAGAGGTTCCAAAACTTATGGATCTTCATGGGAAAGGCCCCACAGGGGAGAAACCTTTTAAATGTCAGGAATGTGGGAAAAGCTTCAGAGTTAGCTCTGATCTTATTAAACaccagagaattcacactggagagaaaccctataaatgtcAACAATGTGACAAGAGGTTTAGATGGAGTTCAGATCTTAATAAGCACTTCATGACCCATCAAGGAATAAAACCATATAGATGCTCATGGTGTGGGAAAAGCTTTAGTCATAACACAAATCTACACACACACCAAAGAATTCACACAGGAGAGAAGCCCTTTAAATGTGATGAATGTGGAAAAAGATTCATTCAGAACTCCCACCTTATTAAACaccagagaactcacacaggtgAGCAGCCTTATACATGTAGCATATGCAAGAGAAACTTTAGTAGGCGATCAAGCCTTCTTAGACACCAGAAACTCCACAGAAGAAGGGAAGCATGTCTACTGTCTTCAGACTGA